The nucleotide sequence TAATAATTGAAACTCCTTTCTACTCAACGTTCCATCTCTGACTCTTAGCCACAACCTGAACAACTTTTTTTCTTGCGCTATCAAATCCCTACCAACTTGTCGTGATGCACCACTACGCTCGGCTATTTTCTGAAACTCCCGCTTTAGATGCGCCCAACATAACTGTCTTCGCTTCACATCCACCCAGTTGTAACTACCTAACCTGCATTATTCATGAGAGAATCAAGAAAAAGCTTGAAAGCCCTATGCAGTAGCAAACATAGCGATTTGAGTCCCACAACAGTGTGTGATCTCTATCTATTACTAACTCATGATTGTTTAATTATCTAAAATAACGTGAGTTCGATGTCATCGCTAGCAGTAGAAAGGCGATCGCTAGCAGTAGAAAGGCGATCGCTAGCAGTAGAAAAGCGATCGCTAGCAGTAGAAAAGCGTTCGCGTAGCGCTGCCTTCGGCAGACCGCTAGCAGTAGAAAAGCGATAATGATAGAATGACTAACAAAAGAATATGAAAAATAAGCTGATGTTGTTATCAAATAAAATGAATTTAAGAAGAAGAGCGTTAATTGAATCTGTTAATGCTCAGTTGAAAAATTTATGATAAAAAGATCTATTTTAGCCTATAATAAATAAAGAAATAAAGTAAGGTAATTAGTCCCGTTTTTCATGAAAAAGTTTGCGGCCAATCTCCCCTTAAATTTTGCTGCCCAGAAAGCTTTAGAAGTTAAGTTTTCTGGACTAGATTTAAGTTCAGATGCGGGATTGTTGCTAGTTAAGCAAGCAGAAAAAAATCTCAAAGTGTGTGAAGGGATAGCCGATTGTTTAGAAGACAATAGAGAACAGCATAAAGTTAAACATCCTCTATTTCAGTTAGTAAGTCAAAGAATCTATCAAATAGCAGCAGGATACGAAGATACTAATGATAGTAATTACTTGCGTCATGACCCAATTTTCAAGATTATCTGTGATAAAATCCCCAGAATAGGAGCAGAATTATTAGCAAGTCAACCGACGATTAGTAGGTTAGAGAATCAAATAACTAAACAAGAAATTAAAGCTATACGTCGTTTTTTTATCGATAAATTCATTGAAAATCATCCTGAAGCTCCACAACAAATAGTTTTAGATATAGATGGCTTTGATGCTTTTACTCATGGACACCAACAATTGAGCTTATTTCATGGTTACTATGGGCATCAAATTTACTTTCCTGTATTAATTAATGAGGCGAAAAGTGGTTATCCCTTAATTCTACAACTAAGAGCGGGAAATTCTCACGCAGGGAAAGGAATTTTAGGATTATTAAGATGGTTATTTTGGCGTTTAAGAAAGGCTTGGCCTGATGTCAAAATCATCTGGCGGGGAGATGGAGGATTTTCTTTACCTGAAATCATAAATCTTTGCGAACGAAAAGAGGTAAAATATGTTTTTGGCTTTAGTAATAATGCTGTTTTGAAACGGAAAATTAATTACCTTCTTGACCAAGCGAGATTAGAATATTTTCGCACTCTCCAAAAAGCTCGTTTATTTGATGATGTTTATTATGCCGCTAAGACTTGGGAAAAACCTCGCCGAATTGTCATGAAAGCAGAATGGTTAGAAAAAGGTGCAAATCCTCGATTTTTGGTGACTAATTTAGAGACAGAGGCACAAGAACTTTACGATAATTTTTATGTTCAAAGGGGAGCAACTTCCGAGCATCGAATCAAAGAATTAAAACTTGGACTGAACGGGGATCGTCTCAGTTGTCGTAAATTTATTGTCAATCAATTTCGCTTATTTCTTTGCCAAGCAGCTTATATTTTAATGCTTGAAATTCGAGCATCTGCACAGGGAACAAGATTGGCAATTGCTCAAGTTTCTCGTTTACGGGAAACCATCGTTAAAATTGCCGCAAAAGTTAGTGTTTCCCTTAGACGAATTCTAGTAGAATTAGCGGCTCATTGTCCTTTAGCCGATGATATTCAAGTAATAGTAGAACGATTAACTTCTGGTCAACAATTAATTTTTTGCTAACATCTACCTCTGATAGGATTGGTATGTCTATACAACCTTAATTGAGTCTTTTTTCTGCTTTTATAGCTAGTTTTTGAAAGATTAATCAGTAAGATTACTTACTCTCTTTAAATCCATTTAAGAGAAAATCGATTTTGAGGCTAATTTCTGATTTTTTGGGTTTTGTTTTTTTCTTCATGAATAATGCAGGCTAAACGATCTCGAAGAGATCTCGCCAAAGGCGAGGGCGCTCCCCAATATACCCTCAAAATTTTCTCCCAACAAATTAATTGCTGCACTGGTACAACGGGATAAAGTCACTTGAAAATAGGTAATTAGAGGAGTTACCGCAACCCATAACCACGCCTTTTTTTTCAGAGGATTTTTCCCATCCGTATTACCTTGTGAAAACCCTGTTTCATCGGCATTTACCATCGGGGCAGATTGAATATAGGTTTTTGCTTCTTCCACCGCTACTGATAATGCTATACTGGCTTCTTTTCTCAGGCGATTTACTGTCCCCAATGACATTTTTACCCCAAAAAAGTCGGACATAGCACTAACTACCATGCGGTGAGAATGACGATAAACCCCACTCATCAACGACACCAAAGCTACCACTGTCACTCCATAGCCACTTTCGGGGATATTTTCTGGTAATTTCGCCCTGGTTTTTGCCCCACAATGATTACATTCTGGAGTTTAGACTAAATAGCCCGGATTGGTCGACTGCTACATTACCA is from Gloeocapsa sp. DLM2.Bin57 and encodes:
- a CDS encoding IS1380 family transposase, whose protein sequence is MKKFAANLPLNFAAQKALEVKFSGLDLSSDAGLLLVKQAEKNLKVCEGIADCLEDNREQHKVKHPLFQLVSQRIYQIAAGYEDTNDSNYLRHDPIFKIICDKIPRIGAELLASQPTISRLENQITKQEIKAIRRFFIDKFIENHPEAPQQIVLDIDGFDAFTHGHQQLSLFHGYYGHQIYFPVLINEAKSGYPLILQLRAGNSHAGKGILGLLRWLFWRLRKAWPDVKIIWRGDGGFSLPEIINLCERKEVKYVFGFSNNAVLKRKINYLLDQARLEYFRTLQKARLFDDVYYAAKTWEKPRRIVMKAEWLEKGANPRFLVTNLETEAQELYDNFYVQRGATSEHRIKELKLGLNGDRLSCRKFIVNQFRLFLCQAAYILMLEIRASAQGTRLAIAQVSRLRETIVKIAAKVSVSLRRILVELAAHCPLADDIQVIVERLTSGQQLIFC